One Roseovarius bejariae genomic region harbors:
- a CDS encoding DUF2852 domain-containing protein: protein MTTLASSGPATSTAPMGWLARAEHWLDSKGKGAWIVAMILGFVFFWPVGLALLAYMIWSGKMACKNKRMSRNLHVSRSTGNNAFDAYKADTLRRLEEEQENFEAFLQRLRDARDKAEFDQFMEERADAAAAPQAEAEPEKA from the coding sequence ATGACTACGCTCGCCTCCTCCGGCCCCGCCACTTCAACCGCACCCATGGGGTGGCTGGCCCGTGCCGAACATTGGCTGGATTCCAAGGGCAAGGGCGCTTGGATCGTGGCCATGATCCTGGGCTTCGTCTTTTTCTGGCCCGTTGGCCTCGCCCTTCTCGCCTATATGATCTGGAGTGGAAAAATGGCCTGTAAAAACAAAAGGATGTCACGCAACCTTCATGTTTCGCGCAGCACCGGGAATAACGCCTTCGACGCCTACAAGGCCGATACCCTGCGGCGTCTGGAAGAAGAGCAGGAAAACTTCGAAGCTTTCCTGCAACGCCTTCGCGACGCCCGCGACAAGGCCGAATTCGACCAATTCATGGAAGAGCGCGCCGACGCCGCAGCGGCACCACAGGCCGAAGCCGAACCCGAGAAAGCCTGA
- a CDS encoding YbaK/EbsC family protein, with protein sequence MSKSLKRVKNALVEAGCEIEPREIGQATTAQMAADLVGCAIDQIAKSIIFRGEMSGEAVLFVTAGGNQVNADRAATLAGEPLGKADAGLIRAQTGFAIGGVSPVGHLTPPRAFFDPRLLDFETVWAAAGTPRHLFGISPDLLMRISGALSGKFTA encoded by the coding sequence ATGAGTAAAAGCCTGAAACGTGTTAAAAACGCTTTGGTCGAGGCCGGTTGTGAGATTGAACCACGGGAAATCGGCCAGGCCACGACCGCGCAAATGGCGGCCGACCTTGTCGGCTGTGCCATCGACCAGATCGCCAAATCAATCATATTTCGAGGTGAGATGTCCGGCGAGGCGGTTTTGTTTGTCACCGCTGGCGGCAATCAGGTAAACGCCGACCGCGCCGCAACATTGGCGGGGGAACCCCTGGGCAAGGCCGATGCCGGGTTGATCCGGGCGCAGACGGGCTTTGCCATTGGCGGGGTGTCGCCCGTGGGGCACCTGACCCCGCCACGCGCGTTCTTCGATCCCCGGTTACTAGATTTCGAGACCGTCTGGGCCGCGGCGGGCACGCCACGGCATCTTTTCGGGATCTCGCCGGATCTGCTTATGCGGATTTCTGGGGCCCTGAGCGGCAAGTTCACCGCCTGA
- a CDS encoding glutamine-synthetase adenylyltransferase codes for MDFSSRITRLPRAHDPEQGAEARALFPGLPDGLADLIEGAAGSSPYLKSLIEKEKGWLPAGFDDPEAALERVFDDLRAVAPDALPGALRQGKRRVALMTGLADLAGVWPLEEVTERLTDYADLATDLAMKACVGAEIKRGKLPGATEDDIATAGGMVALAMGKMGAGELNYSSDIDLICLFDETRFDPDDYHEARSSFVRATRKMAAMLNDRTAEGYVFRTDLRLRPDPSVTPVCMAMAAAEAYYESLGRTWERAAYIKARPCAGDIEAGWAFLETLRPFVWRKHLDFAAIEDAHNMRLRIREHKGLGGPLTLPGHNMKLGRGGIREIEFFTQTRQIIAGGRDRDLRVRGTVEGLARLAEKGWVPERAAEVLTRHYRFHREVEHRLQMLRDAQTHDLPGSDEEFDRLAAFMGRETVELKAEILERLTEVHDLIEGFFAPENGDAESGAEEGFDAEVLNRWPSYPALRSQRAMEIFKRLRPDILSRLSQTAHPNEALLAFDGFLAGLPAGVQVFSLFEANPQLVDLLLDIAGTSPKLASHLSRNAGVLDAVIAGDFFSDWPGCAALKEELATRMAAEGDYERKLDTARRWMKEWHFRVGVHHLRGLVDANAAGQQYADLAGAVIGAVWPVVQAQFAEKHGPPPGRGAVVLGMGSLGAERLNAGSDLDLIVIYDADGVESSEGRRPLAARPYYARLTQAMITALTAPMSEGRLYEVDMRLRPSGNQGPVATGWDSFRTYQQNEAWVWEHLALTRARVIAGPDDLARDVEAFRAEVLEKAGEPAKVLEEVTRMRARIADAKSPDGPWDAKLGAGRLQEVELLAQACTLLAGQAARTVEAGLQAGVAIGLLDDGEREALCRAYGLCWCLVQASKLLSDRALDPDAIGEGGKAFVLREAGFDSIAELRAALEEETGKAGGMIDAALTRQPGQV; via the coding sequence ATGGATTTTTCGTCACGCATCACCCGCTTGCCCCGTGCCCATGACCCCGAACAGGGGGCCGAGGCGCGCGCCTTGTTTCCCGGTCTGCCAGACGGTCTGGCAGATTTGATCGAAGGGGCAGCAGGGTCGAGCCCTTATCTCAAGTCCCTGATCGAAAAGGAAAAGGGGTGGCTTCCCGCGGGTTTCGATGATCCCGAGGCGGCCTTGGAGCGGGTTTTTGACGATCTCCGCGCGGTCGCACCCGATGCCCTGCCCGGGGCCTTGCGGCAGGGAAAGCGGCGCGTAGCCCTGATGACCGGGCTGGCCGATCTGGCGGGCGTCTGGCCGCTGGAAGAGGTGACCGAGCGGCTGACCGATTATGCCGATCTGGCCACCGATCTGGCGATGAAGGCCTGCGTGGGGGCCGAGATCAAGCGCGGCAAACTGCCGGGGGCCACAGAAGACGACATCGCCACGGCGGGGGGCATGGTGGCACTGGCCATGGGCAAGATGGGGGCAGGGGAGCTGAATTACAGTTCCGATATCGACCTGATTTGCCTGTTCGACGAGACACGCTTTGACCCCGATGACTACCACGAGGCGCGCTCGTCCTTCGTGCGGGCAACGCGCAAGATGGCGGCGATGCTGAATGACCGCACGGCAGAGGGCTATGTGTTCCGGACTGACTTGCGCTTGCGGCCTGATCCAAGCGTGACGCCGGTGTGCATGGCGATGGCGGCGGCAGAGGCCTACTATGAAAGTCTTGGCCGCACTTGGGAACGGGCGGCCTATATCAAGGCGCGGCCTTGCGCGGGCGATATCGAGGCGGGATGGGCGTTTCTTGAGACCCTGCGGCCTTTCGTGTGGCGTAAGCATCTGGATTTTGCCGCTATCGAGGACGCCCACAACATGCGCTTGCGTATTCGAGAGCATAAGGGCCTTGGCGGGCCTTTGACGCTGCCGGGGCACAACATGAAGCTGGGCCGTGGCGGCATTCGTGAGATCGAGTTTTTCACCCAGACCCGGCAGATCATCGCCGGTGGCCGGGATCGCGACCTGCGGGTACGCGGCACCGTCGAAGGGTTGGCACGGCTGGCCGAGAAGGGGTGGGTCCCCGAGCGTGCGGCAGAGGTTCTGACCCGGCATTACAGATTCCATCGGGAGGTGGAACACCGCTTGCAGATGCTACGCGATGCTCAGACCCATGATTTGCCGGGATCGGACGAGGAATTCGACCGTTTGGCGGCCTTCATGGGGCGCGAGACCGTCGAGTTGAAGGCCGAAATTCTTGAGCGGCTGACCGAGGTGCATGACCTGATCGAGGGGTTCTTCGCCCCTGAGAATGGCGATGCCGAGTCTGGCGCCGAGGAAGGGTTTGACGCGGAGGTCCTGAACCGATGGCCCAGTTATCCGGCGTTGCGTTCGCAGCGGGCGATGGAGATTTTCAAGCGGTTAAGGCCCGATATTCTGTCGCGCCTGTCGCAAACCGCGCACCCCAATGAAGCGCTTCTGGCCTTTGACGGGTTTTTGGCAGGCCTCCCGGCGGGGGTGCAGGTTTTCTCGTTGTTCGAGGCAAACCCGCAGTTGGTGGACCTGTTGTTGGACATCGCCGGCACCTCGCCCAAGCTGGCATCGCATCTGTCGCGCAATGCGGGCGTGTTGGATGCGGTGATCGCTGGGGATTTCTTTTCCGACTGGCCGGGCTGTGCGGCACTGAAGGAGGAGCTGGCCACGCGGATGGCGGCGGAAGGGGATTACGAACGCAAGCTGGATACCGCGCGCCGCTGGATGAAGGAGTGGCATTTCCGCGTAGGCGTGCATCACCTACGTGGCCTGGTGGATGCCAATGCCGCGGGGCAACAGTATGCCGATCTTGCGGGGGCGGTGATCGGTGCGGTCTGGCCTGTTGTTCAGGCGCAGTTCGCCGAGAAACACGGGCCGCCGCCGGGGCGCGGCGCGGTTGTGCTTGGCATGGGCTCCCTTGGGGCCGAGCGATTGAATGCGGGCTCTGATCTGGATTTGATCGTGATTTACGATGCCGATGGTGTCGAGAGTTCCGAAGGGCGACGGCCCTTGGCGGCGCGGCCGTATTACGCGCGGTTGACGCAGGCGATGATCACCGCGCTGACGGCGCCCATGTCGGAGGGGCGTTTGTACGAGGTGGATATGCGCCTGCGGCCCTCGGGCAATCAGGGGCCTGTCGCGACCGGGTGGGATTCGTTCCGGACGTATCAGCAGAACGAGGCTTGGGTTTGGGAACATCTGGCCCTGACGCGGGCCCGGGTGATCGCGGGCCCTGACGATCTGGCGCGGGATGTGGAGGCCTTCCGTGCTGAGGTACTGGAGAAAGCGGGGGAGCCTGCCAAGGTGCTTGAGGAGGTGACCCGCATGCGCGCCCGGATTGCCGATGCGAAATCGCCCGACGGGCCGTGGGATGCGAAATTGGGCGCAGGGAGACTTCAGGAAGTGGAGCTTTTGGCGCAGGCCTGTACCCTGCTTGCAGGGCAGGCGGCGCGGACTGTGGAGGCCGGTTTGCAGGCCGGTGTCGCAATCGGTCTGCTGGATGACGGAGAAAGAGAGGCGCTGTGTCGTGCTTATGGGCTTTGCTGGTGTCTGGTTCAGGCCTCGAAACTTCTCAGCGATCGGGCGCTTGATCCAGATGCCATTGGCGAAGGGGGCAAGGCTTTTGTCTTGCGCGAGGCCGGGTTTGACAGCATAGCGGAGTTGCGCGCCGCTTTGGAGGAGGAAACGGGCAAGGCCGGGGGCATGATCGATGCCGCCCTGACGCGACAGCCCGGGCAGGTATGA
- a CDS encoding DUF6778 family protein produces MKHIRMIAAMMLGLAVSACGSVETATRNAPLDAPELAPSPVSFNVQAVRVSVPETLKVSEANRYYPGGDIVWREDPVGDRHAQVKAIVQAGITKGVNAMEPGTVPVIMDVEVTRFHALTEKARYTIGGVHAIQFKMQLRNPETGQAYGKPHFVKADFKAFGGTRAIEAEREGITQKYRITEHLAKVIETELTSPEGYKAAHNGIIGAINQL; encoded by the coding sequence ATGAAACATATTCGCATGATCGCCGCCATGATGCTGGGCTTGGCCGTTTCGGCCTGTGGGTCGGTAGAAACCGCAACCCGGAACGCACCGTTGGATGCGCCGGAATTGGCGCCGTCGCCGGTATCGTTCAACGTGCAGGCGGTGCGCGTTTCAGTGCCCGAGACGCTGAAGGTCTCGGAAGCGAACCGCTATTACCCCGGTGGCGACATCGTCTGGCGCGAGGATCCGGTGGGTGACCGTCATGCGCAGGTCAAGGCGATCGTGCAGGCCGGGATCACCAAAGGGGTCAACGCCATGGAACCCGGCACCGTGCCGGTGATCATGGATGTCGAGGTGACACGCTTTCACGCCCTGACCGAAAAGGCGCGCTATACCATCGGCGGTGTCCATGCGATCCAGTTCAAGATGCAACTGCGCAATCCCGAAACCGGGCAGGCCTATGGCAAGCCGCATTTCGTCAAAGCCGATTTCAAGGCATTCGGTGGGACCCGTGCCATCGAAGCCGAGCGGGAAGGGATCACGCAGAAATACCGCATCACCGAACACCTGGCCAAGGTGATCGAAACCGAGCTGACCTCGCCCGAAGGGTACAAGGCGGCCCATAACGGGATCATCGGGGCGATCAACCAACTCTGA
- a CDS encoding RSP_2647 family RNA methyltransferase: MTPSPYPVVRLKPKAQARTIRHGAPWVYDNELVTDRRTKNLQPGTIALLEDAERKPLAVVAVNSNSRIMARVLDRDVQAAIDGNWLRDRLARALALRERLFEAPFYRLVHAEADGLPGVVIDRFGDVAVIQPNAAWAEGLLDELCAAVVEVTGVKTVLKNATGRARALEGLDEENAVLHGRAPDGPVPVPMNGATYMADLTGGQKTGLFYDQRPNHAFAARLAQGARVLDVFSHVGGFSLVCLAQGAQSAVAVDGSQAALDLAAEGATQTGVAERFETRRGDAFEVLTEMGKAGEKFDVVICDPPAFAPNKKALEAGLRAYERVARLAAPLVAEGGFLGLCSCSHAADLSKFRGASVRGIGRGGRTSQLIHTGFAGADHPLHPQLAESGYLKSLFFRLV; this comes from the coding sequence ATGACACCGTCCCCTTATCCTGTTGTACGTCTGAAACCCAAAGCGCAGGCCCGTACGATCCGGCATGGCGCCCCTTGGGTCTATGACAACGAGCTGGTTACTGACCGGCGAACCAAGAATCTACAGCCCGGCACGATCGCCCTTCTGGAAGATGCCGAGCGCAAACCCCTGGCCGTGGTCGCGGTGAACTCCAATTCGCGCATCATGGCGCGGGTGTTGGATCGTGATGTGCAGGCGGCGATTGATGGCAATTGGCTGCGGGACAGGCTGGCACGTGCCTTGGCCCTGCGTGAGCGCTTGTTCGAGGCGCCGTTTTACCGGCTTGTCCATGCCGAGGCCGATGGCCTTCCGGGTGTGGTGATCGACCGCTTTGGCGATGTGGCGGTGATCCAGCCCAATGCGGCATGGGCCGAGGGTTTGCTGGATGAGTTGTGCGCTGCCGTGGTCGAGGTGACGGGGGTGAAAACCGTGCTGAAAAATGCCACCGGGCGAGCGCGGGCCTTGGAAGGACTGGACGAGGAAAACGCGGTTCTGCACGGGAGGGCGCCGGATGGCCCGGTGCCTGTGCCGATGAATGGCGCGACCTATATGGCCGACCTGACGGGCGGGCAGAAGACCGGGTTGTTTTATGATCAACGCCCCAACCACGCCTTTGCCGCGCGACTGGCACAGGGCGCGCGGGTGCTGGATGTGTTCAGCCATGTGGGGGGCTTCTCGCTGGTCTGTTTGGCGCAGGGCGCGCAAAGCGCCGTCGCCGTCGATGGAAGCCAAGCGGCCTTGGATTTGGCGGCTGAAGGGGCCACGCAGACAGGGGTGGCCGAGCGGTTCGAAACCCGGCGGGGTGATGCCTTCGAGGTGCTGACCGAGATGGGCAAAGCGGGCGAAAAATTCGACGTGGTGATTTGCGATCCGCCCGCCTTTGCGCCCAACAAGAAGGCGCTTGAGGCGGGCTTGCGTGCTTATGAACGCGTGGCGCGGTTGGCGGCGCCCTTGGTGGCCGAGGGTGGGTTCCTGGGGCTGTGCAGTTGTTCGCATGCGGCCGATTTGTCTAAGTTCCGCGGGGCTAGCGTGCGGGGTATCGGCCGGGGTGGGCGGACGTCGCAACTGATCCACACCGGATTTGCCGGGGCGGACCATCCATTGCATCCGCAACTGGCCGAGTCCGGATACCTGAAATCCCTGTTTTTCCGTTTGGTATGA
- a CDS encoding RSP_2648 family PIN domain-containing protein, producing the protein MKALLDTCVIYPTVMRQMLLGVAKQGVFTPLWSARIIEEWQRAAVKLGPDGVAQAGAEAAILAANWPGAEVSYPPSLEARLWLPDAADVHVLAAAIAGSADMIITLNTKDFPRNILAEEGVSRTDPDGFLHGIHQAHPEIVAQVAAEVLAEANRLSGKTWDVRGLLKKARLPRLGKALS; encoded by the coding sequence ATGAAGGCCTTACTGGATACCTGCGTGATCTACCCAACGGTCATGCGACAGATGTTGCTGGGCGTGGCGAAGCAGGGTGTTTTCACGCCGCTCTGGTCGGCGCGGATCATCGAGGAATGGCAGCGCGCGGCGGTGAAACTGGGGCCAGACGGTGTGGCGCAGGCCGGGGCCGAAGCGGCGATCCTGGCGGCCAACTGGCCGGGGGCGGAGGTGAGCTACCCGCCGTCGCTGGAGGCGCGGTTGTGGTTGCCCGATGCGGCGGATGTGCATGTTCTGGCCGCCGCGATTGCCGGGTCGGCGGATATGATCATCACGTTGAATACAAAGGACTTTCCCCGCAATATATTGGCGGAAGAAGGGGTGTCGCGCACAGATCCGGACGGGTTTTTGCACGGGATTCACCAAGCGCACCCTGAGATCGTGGCGCAGGTGGCGGCGGAGGTTCTGGCCGAGGCGAACCGGCTGTCTGGCAAGACATGGGATGTGCGGGGGCTTTTGAAAAAAGCCCGGTTGCCAAGACTTGGCAAGGCATTGAGTTAA
- a CDS encoding M48 family metallopeptidase, producing the protein MLKFTPILLAVLYAFAMYRFSVWRTQRELDAQSTELADPTLKRMTDRLAKALDLPRIKVHIYEIDPVNGLAAPDGRIFITRGFYRKFQNGEVTAEEMASVIAHELGHVALGHTRRRMIDFSGQNALRTALAMILSRLLPGIGVWIANGLTSLLAARLSRGDEYEADEYAAALLTKAQIGTQAQKSLFQKLESLTEARGGAVPAWLMSHPKTHERIAAIEKLEAKWS; encoded by the coding sequence ATGCTCAAGTTCACACCGATCCTTCTGGCCGTTCTCTACGCCTTCGCCATGTACCGCTTCTCGGTCTGGCGCACCCAGCGTGAGCTTGACGCGCAGTCCACCGAACTGGCGGACCCCACGCTCAAACGCATGACCGACAGGCTCGCCAAGGCCCTCGACCTGCCGCGCATCAAGGTTCATATCTACGAGATCGACCCGGTGAACGGCCTTGCCGCCCCGGATGGTCGCATTTTCATAACCCGCGGATTTTACAGGAAATTCCAGAACGGAGAGGTCACGGCCGAAGAAATGGCAAGCGTCATCGCCCATGAGTTGGGCCATGTCGCCTTGGGCCATACCCGCCGCCGGATGATCGACTTTTCAGGCCAGAACGCCCTGCGCACCGCGCTTGCCATGATCCTGTCGCGCCTCCTGCCCGGCATCGGTGTCTGGATCGCCAATGGCCTTACCTCGCTTCTGGCCGCGCGGCTTTCGCGTGGCGATGAATACGAGGCCGATGAATACGCTGCCGCCCTCCTGACCAAGGCGCAAATCGGAACGCAAGCCCAGAAGTCCTTGTTTCAAAAGCTGGAATCTCTGACCGAGGCACGCGGCGGCGCCGTGCCCGCATGGTTGATGAGCCATCCCAAGACCCATGAACGTATCGCGGCGATCGAGAAGCTGGAAGCAAAATGGAGCTGA
- the mazG gene encoding nucleoside triphosphate pyrophosphohydrolase, which translates to MPDDSLIHDPKGGLPRLREIMRRLRDPDTGCPWDIEQSFASIAPYTIEEAYEVADAIEREAHDELRDELGDLLLQVVFHAQIAQDEGHFAFDDVANAISDKMVARHPHVFGDESRDKSAEQQTRDWETIKAAERAQKAQTGVLDGVAVGLPALLRAVKLQKRAARVGFDWPQTAQVIDKITEEAQELHEAAADLPQDKVEEEFGDLLFVMANLARHMKIDPESALRAANAKFTRRFSRIESLLAEAGKTPNESDLDEMDALWNRTKAEERGEL; encoded by the coding sequence ATGCCCGACGACAGCCTCATTCACGACCCCAAGGGCGGCCTGCCCCGCCTGCGCGAAATCATGCGCCGTCTTCGCGATCCCGATACCGGCTGCCCATGGGACATCGAACAAAGCTTCGCCAGCATCGCCCCTTACACCATCGAAGAGGCCTACGAGGTCGCCGACGCCATCGAACGCGAAGCCCATGACGAGTTGCGCGACGAATTGGGCGACCTTCTGCTGCAAGTGGTCTTCCACGCCCAGATCGCCCAGGATGAAGGGCACTTCGCCTTCGATGACGTGGCCAATGCCATCTCCGACAAGATGGTCGCCCGCCACCCGCATGTCTTCGGGGACGAATCCCGCGATAAATCCGCCGAACAGCAAACCCGCGACTGGGAAACCATCAAGGCCGCCGAACGCGCGCAAAAGGCACAGACCGGCGTGCTCGATGGCGTGGCCGTGGGCCTGCCCGCCCTCCTGCGCGCCGTCAAACTGCAAAAACGCGCCGCCCGCGTCGGCTTCGACTGGCCGCAAACCGCACAAGTGATCGACAAGATCACCGAAGAGGCCCAGGAACTCCACGAGGCCGCCGCCGACCTGCCCCAAGACAAGGTCGAGGAAGAATTCGGCGACCTGCTCTTCGTCATGGCCAACCTCGCCCGCCACATGAAGATCGACCCCGAAAGCGCCCTGCGCGCCGCCAACGCCAAGTTCACCCGCCGCTTTTCCCGCATCGAATCCCTCCTCGCCGAGGCTGGAAAAACCCCAAATGAAAGCGACCTCGACGAAATGGATGCCCTATGGAACCGCACCAAAGCCGAAGAACGCGGCGAACTTTAA
- a CDS encoding M20 aminoacylase family protein, whose product MAVINRIASFAEEMAAWRQQLHRRPELGFACHETAGFVVERLREFGITRIEEGLAESGVVAVIEGQGDGPVIGLRADMDALPIHEATGVAYASEVGGCMHACGHDGHTTMLLGAAKYLAETRNFAGSVALIFQPAEEGPGGAAPMVEAGIMERYGIGQVYALHCAPGVDEGVFHTTPGPIMASVDTIHIDVIGQGGHAAMPQEVRDPVVAACGMVQAIQTILSRNLAALDQAVVSITQIHTGSADNVVPERAYINGTVRAFDAEVRRMIWQRLEEIVSGQAASYGVTAELRCEAGYAPTVNDTGKTEFAAEVAREVAGEAGIVADMDRQMGSEDFAAMLEARPGAYLFLGQGPGAGLHHPEFDFNDGIAPVGASFFARLVERAQPVG is encoded by the coding sequence ATGGCGGTGATCAATCGGATTGCGAGTTTTGCCGAGGAGATGGCGGCGTGGCGACAGCAGTTGCACCGGCGGCCCGAGTTGGGCTTTGCCTGCCATGAGACCGCCGGGTTCGTGGTGGAGCGGCTGCGCGAGTTCGGGATCACCCGGATCGAGGAGGGCCTTGCCGAAAGCGGTGTCGTGGCCGTGATCGAGGGGCAGGGGGATGGCCCGGTGATCGGGCTGCGCGCGGATATGGATGCCTTGCCGATCCATGAGGCGACGGGCGTGGCGTACGCCAGCGAAGTGGGGGGCTGTATGCATGCCTGCGGGCATGACGGGCATACAACGATGCTTTTGGGCGCCGCGAAATACCTGGCAGAAACGCGGAATTTCGCGGGCTCGGTCGCCTTGATTTTCCAGCCCGCCGAGGAGGGCCCCGGTGGGGCCGCGCCGATGGTGGAAGCGGGGATCATGGAGCGCTACGGGATCGGGCAGGTCTATGCCCTGCATTGTGCGCCCGGGGTGGATGAGGGTGTATTTCACACCACGCCAGGCCCCATCATGGCCTCGGTCGATACGATCCATATTGATGTCATCGGGCAGGGTGGCCATGCGGCCATGCCGCAGGAGGTACGTGACCCGGTGGTGGCGGCCTGTGGTATGGTGCAGGCGATCCAGACGATCCTGAGCCGGAACCTCGCGGCCCTCGATCAGGCGGTGGTGTCGATTACCCAGATCCACACCGGGAGCGCCGATAATGTCGTGCCGGAGAGGGCCTATATCAACGGGACGGTGCGGGCCTTTGATGCGGAGGTTCGGCGGATGATCTGGCAGCGGTTGGAAGAGATCGTGTCGGGGCAGGCGGCGAGTTACGGTGTCACTGCGGAATTGCGTTGCGAGGCTGGCTATGCGCCGACGGTGAACGATACCGGGAAGACGGAATTCGCGGCGGAGGTGGCGCGCGAAGTCGCCGGGGAGGCCGGCATCGTCGCGGATATGGACCGGCAGATGGGATCGGAGGATTTCGCCGCCATGCTGGAGGCGCGACCGGGGGCTTACCTGTTCCTTGGGCAGGGACCGGGCGCCGGGTTGCACCACCCGGAGTTCGATTTCAACGATGGGATCGCGCCGGTGGGGGCGTCGTTTTTCGCGCGGCTGGTGGAACGGGCGCAGCCGGTTGGATGA
- the speB gene encoding agmatinase: MALEDAKNQVDQAFTRESSRGLYYENTFGGALSFLRRRYTKDLTGVDLAVTGVPFDQAVTNRPGARLGPRAVREASALQVFDPPYGWDGFSPLEEFDIVDYGDLAFDYADIPAFPGALTAHIRGILERGAASLALGGDHYISFPILRAYAEKFGPLSLLQFDAHSDTWADDDMTRVDHGTMFYKAVKEGLVDPKRSVQVGIRTVNPDNLGVPTIDAREVHERGPVETAKKIKEILGDAQTYVTFDIDCLDPGFAPGTGTPVWGGLSSGHAAIILRDLAGINMVGGDVVEVSPPYDPSGATAVAGAHVAMELICLWGWTRRGA, from the coding sequence ATGGCATTGGAAGATGCAAAAAATCAGGTAGATCAGGCATTTACGCGGGAAAGTTCACGCGGACTTTACTATGAGAATACCTTTGGCGGGGCACTGTCGTTTCTGCGGCGGCGGTATACCAAGGACCTGACGGGGGTCGATCTGGCCGTGACCGGCGTGCCCTTCGATCAGGCGGTGACCAATCGGCCCGGGGCGCGCTTGGGGCCGCGGGCGGTGCGGGAGGCGAGCGCGCTTCAGGTATTCGACCCGCCCTATGGTTGGGATGGGTTCAGCCCGCTGGAGGAATTCGATATCGTCGATTATGGCGATCTGGCCTTTGATTATGCGGATATTCCCGCCTTTCCGGGGGCCTTGACCGCGCATATCCGGGGGATTCTGGAGCGGGGCGCGGCCAGTCTCGCGCTTGGGGGCGATCATTACATTTCTTTCCCGATTCTAAGGGCTTACGCGGAGAAGTTCGGGCCACTGTCGCTGTTGCAGTTCGACGCGCATTCCGACACTTGGGCCGATGATGACATGACCCGGGTGGATCATGGCACGATGTTCTACAAGGCGGTGAAAGAGGGGTTGGTGGACCCCAAGCGCTCCGTGCAGGTGGGGATACGGACGGTGAACCCGGATAACCTTGGCGTGCCGACGATCGACGCGCGCGAGGTGCATGAGCGGGGCCCTGTGGAAACTGCCAAGAAGATCAAGGAGATACTGGGCGATGCTCAGACCTATGTGACCTTCGATATCGATTGTCTGGACCCCGGTTTCGCGCCCGGTACCGGCACGCCGGTTTGGGGCGGGCTGTCTTCGGGTCATGCGGCGATTATCCTGCGCGATCTGGCGGGGATCAACATGGTGGGGGGCGATGTTGTGGAAGTCTCACCGCCTTATGATCCCAGTGGCGCGACGGCGGTGGCCGGTGCGCATGTGGCGATGGAGTTGATTTGCCTCTGGGGCTGGACGCGGCGCGGGGCCTGA
- a CDS encoding DUF1499 domain-containing protein produces MKWLVLGMVGLVVAVAVYVRLAPTDPAQWHEMPGAVTNRDLTGGAMRVVGAGEGGLAWMDEIIRATPRTEVLAGSVESGMVTYVTRSRVFGFPDYTTLRASGPQLELYGRSRFGRSDFGVNAARLDRWLKAFAERG; encoded by the coding sequence ATGAAATGGCTGGTCTTGGGGATGGTCGGGCTTGTTGTCGCTGTGGCCGTATATGTGCGGCTTGCGCCAACCGATCCGGCGCAGTGGCACGAGATGCCGGGGGCGGTCACCAATCGGGATTTGACGGGCGGCGCGATGCGGGTTGTGGGGGCCGGTGAGGGGGGCTTGGCGTGGATGGATGAGATCATTCGCGCGACACCGCGGACCGAGGTGCTGGCCGGATCGGTGGAGAGCGGGATGGTGACCTATGTCACGCGGTCCAGGGTCTTCGGGTTCCCCGATTACACCACGCTGCGCGCGTCGGGGCCTCAGCTTGAGCTATACGGGCGGTCGCGTTTTGGCAGATCCGATTTCGGAGTGAATGCGGCGCGTCTGGATCGGTGGCTCAAGGCGTTTGCGGAGCGAGGATGA